A segment of the Salminus brasiliensis chromosome 1, fSalBra1.hap2, whole genome shotgun sequence genome:
gttggtttctttaggataggcacaactctggcagacttgaaggcggatggtacctgacctgacaacagagagctgtttatgatagaggagatgaaagcatggaggtttggagcgattgtttggaacagaggggatggaacagggtctagtggacaggtggtaggattattggaggtgagaagatgtaggaggtcatctgtggaaagaggagagaagcaggtcagagaagagggagaaggagggcagtgcctagagaggggggtagaggcaggggggaaagatcggcggatcttgtcaaccttttcttcaaagaaggagacaaaatcttctgcagacagggcagtgggaggtgggggagtaggagggttgaggagtgAGAAGATGGTAaatagtttgcgtgggtcagatgcggatgattccaatttccccctgtagtaagatgctttagcggcagcaacttctgttctaaacctggagagaagagactgataggagtggaggtcggagtcgtgttgtgacttctctacggttgttgcggagaacatctgacagccacggggaaggtggagaagaatttgctgacctaggggagaaagggcagagaaggtcgacagaggtggagatagatgagaggagtgtgtctgtagcagtttcaagtgggagagaggagaaagattcaagatgaggaagagtggtcaggacagttgaggcaagagctgagggggaaacagagcgaaGATTGCGGTGAAGGGTGGTGGAAGAGCTTGCAGAAGTGgtggttgaaggagcagagagggagagtgagaaggagagaacgtggtgatcagagaagtccaaaggagtcacagccacatccagagcagggacaggtctgctgaagatcaggtccagagtgttccctgctctgtgtgttggtgcagactggttgaacgcgagatcaaaagaggataggattgggagaaggcatgaagacgggagtttctctgatggaaggttgaagtcgccgagtagaataagtggggcgtcaacagggagtccactcaagagaacatccagttcatcaacaaaactgcccaaaggaccaggaggacgatagagaacaatgatgtgaagtctagtgggagaagagacagtaacagcatggtattcaaaagaggaaacgtcaagattagaaaaagatAAAGTGAAGCGCCACAAAGGAGAGAGGAGCAAGCCTGTGCTGCCGCTCCTGCCAGtccttcgtggagagtgggaaaaggcaaaggcagacgacaaggcagctggagttgcagagttgtccggggtgatccacgtctcagtcagtgccaggaagtttagagaccgagcagaagcaaaagctgaaatgaaatctgccttctgcactgcagactggcaattccacagtcccccagttaccatcacattggtattagaacaaggtgggAAAATGAGGTTACCGGAATTGCGGCGTCTGCATCAGTATCTGCACCTCCGGCTGCTGTCAGAGGTGAGGACAGGAATTGCAAAGCACATCTTCAAGTACAACAGAATAGAGTTGAGTAAAAAAGTTTTTGCAGCTGATATTCTAGCTAGGAGTCATGACGTCTAACaaacacctaatttatcaagattggaggcacttggctagctggcctgaaactacacctgaatcagcacctcaatcaactagtgagcaccacgcttctatgttaaccttaagacaagagtgttagcagaatctagttagaagtatatttaaaaaccagcctaccttaaaACCTACctgaaactccttatcactacaagatgcagaaaagctagtacacgcttttattacctcaaggctagattactgtaacgcactactgtcaggttgttccagcaggaacctcaataaacttcagctggtgcaaaatgccagggtccttactaaaactagaaaatttgaccatatcagtccagttctatcagcacttcattggctcccagttaaattccgcatcgaatacaaaattcttctattaacatataaggccctacatggcctcactcctgagtacctgcaggatcttatagtatattacgaaccatcaagactacttagatctcagggtgctggattcttactcgttcccaaaattcagaaaacctcagcagggggagaagccttttcttataaagccccccaactctggaataaccttccagataatgttcgggactcagacacagtctcaatctttaaatctaagctgaaaacttatatgtttagtttagcttttggtcattaatgtttcttagataagggctgcaggtccaggggttcgtggACCCATGGAATTGTAGTACAccgagatgctggagctgtcgtctcgctgcttacacgcgatcactcaggtttgttgacggtggagcagatacagtcatgcccgaaagtattcataccctttgaaaactgtcacagtatatgggaaaatccaaagttctataccattccaaatagtccaagctgttttaaagcatcctaattaccctgattcattgggaacagctgttttaatcaactcaacaggagaaaaacagcagctctctgcagttggtttgtggacagtcatggctaagacaaaggagctcactaaggacctgcggctgtgcattgtggccgctcacaagtcaggaaagggctataaagccatatcaaaatgttttcaagttccagtggctacagtgcaaagtattattaaaaaatacaagaagttccgcactgtggaaaatctcagaagatgtggtcggaagccaaaagtgacacctgtgctggccaggagaatagtgagagaggtgaagaaaaatccaaggatcaccaccaaggccatcctggtgaatctggactctgctggtggcgacatctcaaggcagacagttcaacggacactgcacactgctgggttccacggacgcaggccaaggaggacaccacttctccagaaaaggcacacaaaagcccgcttgacctttgcaaatgctcatctggacaaacaagaagacttctggtgttctgttttatggtcagatgaaacaaaaattgaattgtttggccacaatgatgtgtgcaccatttggcgtaaaaaaggagaagccttcaaccctaagaacaccatccccactgtcaaacatggtggtgggaacctaatgttttgggggtgtttttcagccaatggaccagggaacttgatcgcagtaaatggcaccatgaaaaaagagcaatacatcaagattctcaacaacaacatcaggcagtctgcagagaaacttggccttgggaaccggtggacatttcagcacgacaacgacccaaaacacacagccaaagtggtgaagaaatggttagcagacaaaaacattaatgttttgcagtggcccagccagagtcctgacttgaatccaattgagaatctgtggagggagctaaagatcagggtgatggcaaggagaccctcgaacctcaaagagttggagctcatcactaaagatgaatgggcaaaaataccagtggagacatgcaaaaagctggtcagcaattataggaagcgtttgattgctgtaatagccaataaaggcttttctattaattattgagaagggtatgaataattttggacatgccactttttgttcaaatgtgtataaaagcagagaaatattttttcccacaatgatgcctcttgtacatcatcgtgttatctcctgggagatgcctgtgtcatttccaggcaaaaatataatttctggttaaataaaagtaaatttaagtcaaactttgacaggggtatgaatactttcgggcatgactgtagatgctggtgttttcagggtgctcccgtgtccgtgttaccttctggctctctccttttaattatgctgtgataatcagacctgccggagtcatcagacataccctgatgctgatgctcaacattctctgccctccataaaattcctctaacttttctctttttccttcttcgagtaaatggccacccagcccgacctgctggaaaattgcccgctgaggtcccctctacctgcgtctaaccagctgccacctaccagtccggccagcgggtcccccccaacccgccaccacccatggctcacccgcctgccgctgctgcctgtttggtggccgtgctaaaacctagatggactcgtgtctgtctaacactgttaatatcaccactattaacggtctgttgtatctgctttggtcatttttatcattaatgtttaaatagtctgaccagaggaggatgggtcccccttgtgagtcttggttcctcccaaggtttcttcctccagctctgagggagtttttccttgccactgtcgccgttggcttgctcacgggggtctttgatccttcatgttatttcttctttcttctctgtctttgtcctttattaagtactaattatgtaaagctgctttgtgacaacagttgtaaaaagtgctatacaaataaatctgacttgacttgacttttagTGTCAGTGATGGCGAGCAGCACAGCGGTGGTAATGAGGCTGGGCAAGCTAGCGCTAACTAGCCGTAGCTAACTGAACCAGTCTCACATCCACTGGTTCACTTCCAACTGATATCCATTCCAACCCAGAGAAAAGCTGTGTTTACTCACAACCAGCTGTGCCCAACGCCAACCAGGCAGACAGATGCCCCCAATGGCAGTTTTCTGCTAACGCCGCTGGCGAATGTGCTCCACAGGGCGGTCGGTAGAGCAGCAGAGGGAGGGTTGAACAGGGTCCTAGTGCCGGACGCGTTCTGTTTTGGATTAGCGAGTTCTTGGCCGCGTCCCTATCAGCGCTCTCCGCCTGCGCAGGTACTCTACAGCTCTCACCAAGTGTGCACTTGAGTTCTTGAGCACTTAGTGATCGAGATGGTGAGAAACTGAACAAACACCTGAGTGTCCTCCTGTACACTTATATTTACAGGCTCTGTCATAAACAACCATCTCCTCATTTAAATAAACTCCCATTCTCAAACCTTTTCTCAGgtaagatcttttttttttcaaaaataataaatgtgccTTTTTCAGACAGTTTAACAGACTTGCTTCACTACACAAACAACCACGAGGGTCTTCAGGGGTCTGTTAGTGCTGAAATTGAATCTCTGGGTTTTCTTGCTGTGTTCTAACAGAACAGCTTTCTGTATGTTGATCACTCCAGACTGAACTTTGAggagatttttaaataataattatattaataaacaacatttatttCACTTGTTTAAAGAATATGAACACCCAATCTcaccagaccagttcagaaagATTATCAGATGAACGTCGTctgattaaaacacatttcatttagaaaatggAAAGGTGTCTCATGGAGGAGATCAGATTTCTATCAAATAGATTTCCTTCATGTTTTTATTGAGAAGATTGaagcagaaagaaagaaggaatgtcATTCACTCTTATTTGGTTTAaactgattattatttattcatccaTTTTTAATCCTGCATTTCTTTGCGTCATCAGTTTCAATTCCATATATTAATCATTTGTAACCTAATCATTTTTATCTTATTCCTTATAATTAAACTGTAGTATCTTTTTCTAGCTATTTgagctttactttactttagtttaatttaattaagtttaatttagtttaggtttttatttgggggggggtgtagttGTAAGAAGCTGCTGGGTGATGGTCTTCTGCTGGAGGGGAACTGAACAGACTCCGTTGCGTCTCAACTGTGCAGGTTAAGGTACGACTGAACTGGAAGAGACAAACGTAAAAGAGATTAGAGGCTTTTTTCTAATCTCCCTAAAACACCACCTCTAAACTCAACCACTACttcactacaattcccacaattcCCTGGGACATACCTTCTAGTTTCTGCAGCTTTCTCCTTTCTTCCACGTTTTCCTGGAGCTTCTCCATCAGCTCCAAGAACTCCAGGAGGGTTTCCCTCGGCCAGATCATGCGCTGAACTTCCTGCTCATCAATGCCCTGCATTTTTTCAGTCACAAACGCATCCCAGTTTACTTCCTCTCTCGCACACTCAGAGCTACAGAAAGAGGAAACGGGAACAAATTAGAACCTCAAACCAATACAGAGCAAGTCTGAGTAGCATGTAGGAGATAACAAGGTGCCTCAAACACTTGTTAAGATTAAAGGCTGTTAACGTGAGGCATACAGACCAACTGTGGGGTCATCTGTGGAAAAGTATGGCATGGGCTGACCACTCACCTGTTCAGTTCCCCTTGCTTCTGCTTTATCTGTTGGACCTCTTTGGTGAGCTCCTTCCTCGTGTGTTCAAAGCTGCTCACTGTGGACAAACAGCACATTGTGGAGCGTGATTTTTCATCAAATGTAAAAAACTACTGGaactcctctgctgctgctctgtggTCTATGCACTTCAGTACTTCAGTGTTTTcagcagtttacagtgtttccTAGCACTACTTACCCACATCAGCCATCAACACCATCTTCACCAGGAACCCAGCCAATACCACCCAGAGGACGATGAAGAtgttcactgcagtgctgtgcaGGTCTGGAACCCTCCAGGTGTCTTTTAGAAGGTCGTGCCAGTTGTCTCCAGTGAACAGGATAAACAGGGTGCAGACGGAATTGCTGAGGTCTCTGTATCAAAAGTGAGGAGTGTTAGTTATCAGCAGACCTGTCAGACTACGTTGTAGCAAAAGCCTCAGAATTAAAGAAAGACTCTAGAATAGattgaggcagagagagagagagagagagagagagagagaaagggcgaTCAGTGACTGTTTCCTAAAGAGGTCATTCAGCAGTGGGGTTGTACGATACTGAATGCAGTCAGGATCTTAGAAAGGATTCAGAAATCAGGGAAAAATGAACTCACTTGAAACTGTCCTTGTAATTCAGGTTTTCTGTGTCTGACTGAGTGTACTCTTCAAACAGGACGATTCCCACCAGAGCGAACACGTATCCCAACACAGCGAGGAGCAGGAATGTGGCAGTCGTACCCTGCAGAGAGAAGCCATCGCTCTCAGTACTTCTAATAACAGGATGTTTTACCAAGtcaactgtgtttgtgttttactCCAAACCTTTAAACTTTTGACGATGATGAGCAGAGTGAGACGCAACGGTCTGATCCTAATGACCATCTTCAGTGTGCGGAGGACTCGGAATTGCCGGAGAATCACCAGAAAACCAGCAGTTTGTGTTTCCGTAAAGGCATTGATGACCTCAGGAAGGACGGACTACCAGAACAAGACATACAGAACAGTGAGATACAGCACACTGCTACATGACACGGCAAACTGACCTGTACTAATggttctttcacacacacacacacacacacacacacacagcttcatggTTCTCACCAAGATAGTGACAGTGAAGTCAAAGATGTCCCAGGGGCTTTTCCAAAACTGCCGGAAATTGTCCAACCATTTGAGGAGCATCTCCAGGAGGAAAATGACCAGTATGCACCAGTCCAGCGCAGTAAGAACCAGCTTGGCTCTCTGCATGCTTGGGGCAGTACTATCAGAAAgctctgaaaaataaaagaatggaGCAGGTTACTCTCAGGTCTCAGACTGAAAGAGACACACAGTTGTTTTCCATATATTTGCACTGATATGGAAGCAAAGTGTTCATTTCTGAACCACATTTCCCACAATCCTCATGTGTTATGTAATCTTGACCTCACCTGCCTGGACCACCAGCACAACCACGTTCAGGAGGATCAGAAGCACCATCACATTCTGGAACAAGGTACCTAGACACACTGGTTAAGGACAAGGCACTTTCATTTCATGGAAGCCATTCATGGCTTTCCCAGTGAAGAAGCATGGCTCCAACAGAACATTCAACATGGCAGGTTACACTCCTGCTGAGGTTTAGTAGAAGCACAGGTATGAGAGGATACTTCCTAGGATCCTCTGAGCTGTGTCCCTGGGCAGGAATTTAGCCATGTAGCTCTTCATCCCTCCCCTCTGCTCTTCTTCACACAGTGATGAGGTCATGGTCCTGTCTTGATTGAAACTCACAGCAGTCTGGAACTCCTGGTGCTTTGCAAGATCCACGCTACCTCTGTAAAACAGTTAGTTAGTAGAACAAACAGAAGGACTACTTACCTGACTCTCCGTATAGTCCTTCTGAAGTTGACTGCATCCAAACCACACTTCCTTTATGACAGCAAGTGTGTCTCCTTGGTCTCCTAATACCGCGTCTGAAATTCAGTGCAGCTCACTCTGCTTTATACTGACCAGCTGATGATGTCATAATgccacccctccctcccctgtctaccactgtgatgtcatcagtgcaGACATTCCACACTCACTCAAATGTGGAATATGGAGATCTGATAGAGGACCAGGGGGTGGGGCCAAAGGGTGGAGTACCTGTCCATCATTTCCTACTGCAGCCACTCTCCTTAACAGTTCttccaaaagaaaacaaaaaaaaacaaaaatcacaaaatgaacaaaaacaaccatCATTTTAGATCAATCATTCTTGATTTGTGCTTCATGGCAATAAATAGCATGATGAAGTTACTGCAAACAGAGCAGATTTacattattactttattatttcatCAGAAGAGAGAACAGtctgaaagagaaataaaaaacaccTATTGATCTGCATTTACAAAATGAATAATCCAACAACCATCTAGTGTTTCATATTTATTCAGAAATCTGGGGGATATGTCAAAGTTCAGTCAGATTTTATACCAATTTTTAAAACAGGATATCTGAAGCTTTTAGAacagtcataataataataattcacgAACGATGCTACAGACAATCCAGACAAACATGACTTATtattgtcaggccctcgttatcgcgcCGACCCCAAGCCTTCGTCCACAGGCCCGtataaggacttcctgtttgtttgtgttcgtTTGAGTTGTTTCCTGTTCGTTCGTTGttgatgtgtttcacctgggactgggagcactTAAGGAGCGTTACCccctttgttcactgccgtgaat
Coding sequences within it:
- the LOC140562215 gene encoding cation channel sperm-associated protein 2-like, with amino-acid sequence MTSSLCEEEQRGGMKSYMAKFLPRDTAQRILGSTLFQNVMVLLILLNVVVLVVQAELSDSTAPSMQRAKLVLTALDWCILVIFLLEMLLKWLDNFRQFWKSPWDIFDFTVTILSVLPEVINAFTETQTAGFLVILRQFRVLRTLKMVIRIRPLRLTLLIIVKSLKGTTATFLLLAVLGYVFALVGIVLFEEYTQSDTENLNYKDSFKDLSNSVCTLFILFTGDNWHDLLKDTWRVPDLHSTAVNIFIVLWVVLAGFLVKMVLMADVVSSFEHTRKELTKEVQQIKQKQGELNSSECAREEVNWDAFVTEKMQGIDEQEVQRMIWPRETLLEFLELMEKLQENVEERRKLQKLEVQSYLNLHS